The following DNA comes from Rosa rugosa chromosome 5, drRosRugo1.1, whole genome shotgun sequence.
TCCCTCTTTTCTTCAGCAAGTTGTGACAAACTATTCTCCGCCACTGATAATTCATTTTCCAGTGAATTTATTGTTGAATGGGCTTCTTCCAACTTAAACACAAGATTACTTGTTTCCTCTTGTACTTTTCCCAACTCTTGCTTTGCTTTTGCCTCAGCATCATGACATTCACTCAGGTATCCTGCAAGCCAGTTCACCTTCCCCAAAGGTTCTTCAAAAGAATCAACAGGAAGCACGATTGCATCAATTGCTTTAGTTACTCTCTGTAACATGTTATTGCTCTCCAGTAAGAACTGTTCGAGTTGATCCCTTTGTTCCTTCATAGCAACAAGATCAGCTTCTAACTTTGGAATGCAGTCTGTATCAGCAGACAAGCTATTTATCTTGTCCCTGCATTCAGACAGTGTGGATTGTTCCTGCTGTAACTCAAGCCTTAGCTTCTCAATCTCCGAGTTCTTTTCTTCCACACGAAGTTTCAAGTTTTCCCGCTCTTGAACCATTCCCTTACCTTTCTTGACTGCCATGGATAACTTCTCCCTTATCATAGCATTCTTCTCTTCTGACCGTTCAATATCTCTCTGTAGGGACCCTTTTTCCTCCTTCAATGCCTCAACTTGTTGAGACACAATTAGTAATTCCTCCGACAGTTTATTCACCTCTGATTTCACCACCATCTCCTCTTCTAGAATATTCTGACAGAGCATCAACTCCTGATCTCTTACGTACAAGTGGCTTTGAATTGTTTCAAATAGCTCCACATCAAAACTTGGAGAATCAAGTGAGGCACTGCTCTGTTCTTTTATCTTCTGAATGCATCTATCAATGAGCGTGGCAGTGTCTGAGGAAAGCTGAGAGACATCTTCATTGTCAATCACAATTCCAGAGACATCAAGTAACATTTTGACCATCTCAGCCTTCTCTGAAGACACTTGACGCTCTTTCTCAACAATCTCTTTGTACTTCAATGTTAGATTCTCCAACTCTACTTGGAGATATTCCTTTGCCTGCATTTCAGCTGAAAGAGAAGCAGTTAACTGTTCAAATGAAGCATTTCCCCGCTCTTGAACCATTTCCTTACCTTCCTTGACTGCCACGGATAACTTCTCCCTTATCATAGCATTCTCCTGTTCTGACCGTTCAATATCTCTCTGTAGGGACCCTTTTTCCTCCTTCAATGCCTCAACTTGTTGAGACACAATTCGTAATTCCTCCGACAGTTTATTCACCTCTGATTTCATCACCATCTCCTCTTCTAGAATATTCCGACAGAGCATCAACTCCTGATCTCTTACGTACAAGTGGCTTTGAATTGTTTCAAATAGCTCCACATTGAAACTTGGATAATCAAGTGAGGCACTGCTCTGTTCTTTTATCTTCTGAACGCATCTATCAATGAGCGTGGCAGTGTCTGAGGAAAGCTGAGAGACATCTTCATTGTCAATCACAATTCCAGAGACATCAAGTAACATTTTGACCATCTCAGCCTTCTCTGAAGACACTTGACGCTCTTTCTCAACAATCTCTTTGTACTTCGATGTTAGACTCTCCAACTCTACTTGGAGATATTCCTTTGCTTGCATTTCAGCTGAAAGCGAAGCAGTTGACTGTTCAAATGAAGCACTGCTCTGTTCTTTTATCTTCCCAATACATGTGTCAATGAACGTGCCAATGTCTGAGGAAAGCTGAGAGACATCCTCATTGTCAATCACAATTCCAGAGACATCAAGTAACATTTTGACCATCTCAGCATTCTCTGAAGATACCTGACGCTCCTTTTCAACCATCTCTTTGTACTTTGATGTAAGACTGTCAAACTCCACTTGGAGAACTTCCTTTGCCTGCATTTCAGCCGAAAGTGAAGCAGAGCTCTGTTCTTTTATCTTCTCAATACATGTGTCAATGAGCGTGGCAATGTCTGAGGAAAGTTGAGAGACATCCTCATTGTCCATTACAACTCCAGACACATCAAGTAACCTTCTGACCATCTGAGCTTTCTCTAAAGACACTTGATGCTCTTTCTTGATAATCTCATTGTATTCCGATGTTATGTTGTCCAACTCTGCTTGGAGATGTTCTTTTGCCCGCAATTCAGCTGAAAGTGATTCAGTTAACTGGTCAATATTTTTATGTGCCACTTCCTTAGTTGCAGTAATTTCATTATGTAGCACAAGCACTTCCTCATTCGCCTGAGAATATGATTCCCGAAGCCAACTTATTTGAGATTCCAAACTAGAAGATGAAATAACTTCTGGTAGACCAATAGCATACATAGCATCTTTCAAGGTTTGGAATTCCATAGAAATTTCCTTGAGTTTAACACTTTCATCCACAAGCCATCGAAGTCTCTCTACAATATCCATAGATTGAAGCTCTTCAGGTACACCAGTCTGAGACAACATTTCTTCAAGTTTCTGAAGAATTACATTattttgggaaagtgtttcttGCAGTGATGCAACTGAGTTTTCACTCCTAATCAATTCCTCCTTGCTTAATTCAGCAGCTTCAAGAGCACTTGACTTCTCCTGCAATTCAGTCCGACACTTCTCAAGCTCACTCAGTTTTTCAGCAATGGACTGCTTCAATGAGTCTCTTTGATGTACCAATCCCTTGCCTTTCTGCACAGCGATAGTAAGCTTCTCTCTAGTATTAGCACACCTATTCTTCTCCTGCTCCAGCTCCATTTTTGTTTGTCCAAGTTCTGCATTCAGCCTTTCAGCTATCGCTCTCTGATTGTCTAGTTCTTCAACCAATTTCCTATTTGAATCTTCTAGAAGACTCAGTCTTTCAACAAATTCGGCTTCCTTTCTTCTGAGCTCAAGTAACTCATTACGAGCAGCAGCAAAAATGCCCCCCACCTCCTGCGAACTATGATCAAACCCGGTCTCAGGCAAACACTGTCTGAAATGTTCAATTTCAGAAAGCTTCCGGGTGAAATTCTCAACTAACATAGACGTGCCATTCTCAACATGTACTAGTTTTCCACCAATAGAATCATCCAGCAGTTCTTGTTGACCAACTACACGGCTAAGGGAAGCCAACATCCTATTTGCCAGAGCTTCAAAATATGCATCCTTCTCATGGTGACTCTCATATAAAACTTTCACATTGGCATTGAGACCCTCGATTTCTTGATCCTTCATATACACAATTCCATCGAGCTCTCTCACCCTGGCCTCAATCTGAGACTGTTTCTCCAACGCCTTCTTAACAAACCCAGAACTCTCCTTTATCAAGTCAATCCACGGTGTACCCTTGTCCACCACTGCAGTCTTTTCTCCATTCTCTCCACTTTCAGCCTCATTATTACAAAAATCACCGCCATTTTCACCCACCAATGGCTGTTGATCAGTGAGACCCCTAAGCTGAATTCGAAGAGTACCAACTTCTCTAACAAAAGACTCTCTCTCTTCCTGCACGCACCCCAATACATATAACAACCACATTCAACCCCAAAACacacaaatcaaattttttttgaattgaaCAAAGTTATGTACCTTAAATTTGCGAGCAAAGTCATCTTTCTCTGCAATACTAGCATCCAGCTGAAGTCGTAAACGTTCGACCTCATCCACCAAGATATCGTCGGGGCAATCTTCGAACATGTCCTCCTTCCCTGACCCCGCGTCCTCCAACACTTTCCCCAATTCCTGTAACCAAAAATTCAAAACCACATCTTCAGAGATCAAAATCGCAACCAACTCAGCCACAGCGATCAAAAATTGAAACCGCGACATTGCAAATTCGAGAATCGCCTTTACCTCGGTTTTGTTCGCCGGTGAAACGACGTCGTTCCAAATCGCATTCGAATCTGCAGCCGCAGCAGCACCGTCCGGAAGCTGGCCGGAATCGCTCTTCTCAGACATCGCAGCGGCTGCGCAATTGCTAATTGAGACGGAATCGGCGGGAATTAACAGACTTTGACCTGTGGTACAGGACGAAAGGTACGGGCTTTGTGAACGCGTGAGAATGAatcagaagaagatgaaggagtTGCTCCGGTGCGGtgtctgagaaagaaggaaggAGCACCGTGAGTGTTTATGCTGCTGCTTTGGGCTTCAGATTTCGTGTTGGATCTCCGTGTCTTGTTATCACGTTACTGTCTTTGCTGCATTCAGTGTCGACATGCGTAAACGTTCTATAATATTTTTGGTCTCTATCTGAAAAATACAAGTTTTATATCTCTTACTTTTCATACCAAAAAGTATAGATATATTACTTTCTAATCACTTAATAAATCTAAATTTGAATTCATTTAGATCTGATAATTCACCGAATTATTGATGACCAAATCTAAATCTGTAttatgataaataaataaaatttaaatctgtatcttttttgccctctctttctttctcacttagagggacaagtcatcggagaccttgccggactccgaaGTGAGGTTAATTAactctaaaattgggtaaatgatcatttctccTAAAATAGGGCCGTGACCAATCCAATTTCAGCTTacaaattgtccacttactccactatgagttttttaacctcatttacccagaGTCTAACATCTACTGACAATTTTACCCctattaattaaattgaaactgcTCGATctctcctctcagactctctctctctctctctctaaactgaAACTCATCGATCTCCACCGGCGAAGAGCTGGAGCATCCACACCTGACCCGAGATAATCGCCAAGTACCAGATCCTAGCATACCAGAATTGGGTTAGGGGTCATCTTGAACTCAAGAACAAAAAATGGTGAAGCATGTAAACGATGTGGAGTTGTATTTGTTGATTCCCAGATACGAATATGTCCGATGTGGAGTTGTATTTGTTGATTCCCAGATACGAATATGTCAAACCAAGTTAGTCTATTGCGCATAGACTCGCTCAAAATTAATTTTGCAGACTTAGAAAGATTAGAGAACAAGAGCATTCAGTAGAAAGAAAAGGCTGCATGTTCAGCCCAATAGGAAGGAGTAGACGGTAACTTATAGTGGATGTGGGTAGCCCAAACATTCAAGCAACACTTCAAAAAAGACAATACCACAGCCTATAAATGCCTTTGGAACGAAGAAATGAAACTTGGCATAGCTTTGCAAAAGTACAAACTTGTAGACAAGTTTTCCACTATATACTACCAAATTATACAAGTTCTTTGAGAATCCTGAGGATATTCAGAACTGGCAAACCGACTAGGAGGAGATCAAAAATAATGTTAGTATACATGTTAATGTTATCAACACAACATAAATTTATGCTATCATTCAGAAAACAAGCTTTCATCCCTGTTCTTTTCGATATGCACATCTTAACTTCATCAAGAAGCTTGACGGGGAAACGATATCAGCACAAGGGCTTGCTTCAAATTGAATCGTCAGATTCATCCGAATCACTTCTATCAGGCTCTCCATCAGGCTCCCCTGTGTTTGTAGCAGCCTCAGGAATATCATTTTTTGATTCAGGTGCTGGTGCAGGGTTTTTACTTGTATTACCAGCCTTGCCATCTCGATTTTTCTCTTGCTCAGCTACTTCAATATGTGAGCTATCAAATCAAGGGATAAACAAAACAGAACATACAGAACTTTGCACATGATACAGATTGAATGTTACAAGACAACAGTGCCAAATCCATCATCACAGATCCAGAAAAGTTTCTGTATTAGCAGTGAGATAGAGTCACATATCAATTGATGTAACAGTACGCTTCATAACCTGATGAACAAGAGGCCTAAAAATTTCTTATAAAAGAGGAGAAAAAGGCAAGGAAAATAACATGTTCAGCTAAACAAAAAGACATAACAATTGCAATTTATGCAGCCTTCATGAAAATAAGGCCTAGTAAATCATCATAAATAGGGATGCATTCTAGGCTTAACAGTATAAGTTTAAAACCAAAAGTAGGAGGGATCATATTTCTCACTTGACCAAAATCTACTATTTCCACATTTTGCCAAACTTTAACAAAAAATGTTCAAACATTATATAAAAGGATATCCACATTGTCAGCTGGTCCACCAGCACTAATGTTCAGCAGATCTTGCTCAACACGCTGGACAAGCTCGGGCTGTAAAATGCAACAATATCACTATCAGCAACAACATCCAGATGTGAAGTATATGAGCGTAAGATAACTGTGctgtaaaataaaaaagaaaggcCTCAACAATTATAGGAGTCTCTCTCAGAAGACATTTCTTTCcaatttatttatgtttttttttacacTTTTACACCAAGCGACACTGGATTTCTTCTTTCCTACCGTAATATATATGGCATTAGTAAATAAAAAATCCAATGTAAAGATAGTAATGTTACATTTAGATCAGGCTCCCTGCGAAATCTTCGCTTTCGAGCATCCCTCATCGGAGGGGTGAGACCATGCCTGTACTCAACTGTATCTGGAGCAGGATCATTTGGATCTCTAACCATAATCATCTGTCAAAACCCAAAAATATCACATAAATGCCTTTGAAATGAAGCACTCACATAATTAGCTGTTTCAATATGCCTTTGACATACAGCACCCCCCACCTGACCAATATCTGCAGTCTTAATTAACACACTATCATCATACGTTTTGTAGGATTCCACAACAGTAGGAAGATCCAAGAGCGATGCAGGGAACCGGTCATTGCCAATTACAAATGTTCCACTCCGGCCATCCTCTGCAATATATTTCAAGCTTACATGCAAACCATTTGATGAAACAGGCCGGGTAAGGAAAAAACAAACTACGCACATACACCATCGTTACTGTTTTCCTCTCTACTTAGCCAGTTGCCATGTCCATATAACATACTCGAAATCATAATTAATCACAATGCTGGTATGAACAAGAGCTACAGGCACACTAAGCAGGCAAAAGATCGAACAATTTACAAAGCATCACGCCGAATTGCCATCCCAAGTCCAAACCAATTGCTACTAAATCCTCCAATATAATCCAACAAATGCATCACTCCCATGCCAAAGTACTATCCATGTATCACTAGCCACCATTCTCAAAGCAGCTTCATAACAAAGACCCTAATCAACTCTCATTGACGAAACAACACCGAAAATCTAGCCTTTTTTAATCCTATCAGAGGGTTCTGCCTTTTTATGTAACAGCAATGGCAATGCAGGACTAAACAGTTCTACTGAGGATGCATACAATCCAGAAAGTACATTTGCTCTGACCTTCGAAAGACAAATCCAACGACTTGTCGTCTGAAGAAGCATTCTCGCTGAGAAGATGATCTAATCTCTCTGCAACTGAAGGTGGGACTCTGAGTACGAATTGCTCCTCCATCACTACAAAACCCGTCTTTAAAGCCACAAAACGCAAATgcacaaaaccaaaaccctaaccctagagccGAACCAAATGTAAAATTGATGGAGAAATTGACCTCCGAATGTaaaattgattgagaaattgAAGTCTTTGGTGGCCGATGAGATTACCCGTGGGAAATTCAAACGCAAAGAGCGAGATAGTGAGATTCAGAGGTGGCTGGAAGTGAAGCAGAGAAGGAGGGAGAAGGTTCTGTACTTTTGGCGGTGAAGCAGAATAGAGAGGGAAGGAGAGGACGCGCTTGTGTATTACGCGCTTGTGTAGACGGACATCAAGTCTTGCAGACTATCAAGGTGGACGGCGGGTTGCGAAATCAGATGCTAACATCACATCGCATGGAAATTGGAAATCAGTATAGACGAAAGTGAGCGACTCCCCTTTATCACTGGAAATGAGGAAAACAAATGTTTttgtaagagcaactccaacagattccccatattttg
Coding sequences within:
- the LOC133709282 gene encoding trans-Golgi network-localized SYP41-interacting protein 1, with protein sequence MSEKSDSGQLPDGAAAAADSNAIWNDVVSPANKTEELGKVLEDAGSGKEDMFEDCPDDILVDEVERLRLQLDASIAEKDDFARKFKEERESFVREVGTLRIQLRGLTDQQPLVGENGGDFCNNEAESGENGEKTAVVDKGTPWIDLIKESSGFVKKALEKQSQIEARVRELDGIVYMKDQEIEGLNANVKVLYESHHEKDAYFEALANRMLASLSRVVGQQELLDDSIGGKLVHVENGTSMLVENFTRKLSEIEHFRQCLPETGFDHSSQEVGGIFAAARNELLELRRKEAEFVERLSLLEDSNRKLVEELDNQRAIAERLNAELGQTKMELEQEKNRCANTREKLTIAVQKGKGLVHQRDSLKQSIAEKLSELEKCRTELQEKSSALEAAELSKEELIRSENSVASLQETLSQNNVILQKLEEMLSQTGVPEELQSMDIVERLRWLVDESVKLKEISMEFQTLKDAMYAIGLPEVISSSSLESQISWLRESYSQANEEVLVLHNEITATKEVAHKNIDQLTESLSAELRAKEHLQAELDNITSEYNEIIKKEHQVSLEKAQMVRRLLDVSGVVMDNEDVSQLSSDIATLIDTCIEKIKEQSSASLSAEMQAKEVLQVEFDSLTSKYKEMVEKERQVSSENAEMVKMLLDVSGIVIDNEDVSQLSSDIGTFIDTCIGKIKEQSSASFEQSTASLSAEMQAKEYLQVELESLTSKYKEIVEKERQVSSEKAEMVKMLLDVSGIVIDNEDVSQLSSDTATLIDRCVQKIKEQSSASLDYPSFNVELFETIQSHLYVRDQELMLCRNILEEEMVMKSEVNKLSEELRIVSQQVEALKEEKGSLQRDIERSEQENAMIREKLSVAVKEGKEMVQERGNASFEQLTASLSAEMQAKEYLQVELENLTLKYKEIVEKERQVSSEKAEMVKMLLDVSGIVIDNEDVSQLSSDTATLIDRCIQKIKEQSSASLDSPSFDVELFETIQSHLYVRDQELMLCQNILEEEMVVKSEVNKLSEELLIVSQQVEALKEEKGSLQRDIERSEEKNAMIREKLSMAVKKGKGMVQERENLKLRVEEKNSEIEKLRLELQQEQSTLSECRDKINSLSADTDCIPKLEADLVAMKEQRDQLEQFLLESNNMLQRVTKAIDAIVLPVDSFEEPLGKVNWLAGYLSECHDAEAKAKQELGKVQEETSNLVFKLEEAHSTINSLENELSVAENSLSQLAEEKREMEVSKTSVEKELQRALEEAVSQASKFSEVSAVKKSLEEALSLAENNISVLVSEKEGALVSRATADTELGKVKEEVDIQTSKLIDAYKTIESLEVALSQVQANVSLLTEQNNDAQIGRSNLEAELKKLQEEARLQDNKLADASATINKLEDALLKAGNDISELETGKKNAEEEILKLSSKLNASIEELPGTNGNTENRSLELTGHLDNLQVLMKDETMLSTMKRCFEKKFESLKDMDLILKNIRDQCVSGGLAELQGQQVLEEDSYVTKSFSDGLVNIVSVEKDNAEVNGADGNDIPSYLKTTVERLQLRDMVLSQNFERFSSFIDEFIETLLRNLQARSDEVAVMFEHMQSFKQKANNLEIYKHEQENTIAILENDLKSLVSACTDATRELQFEAKNKLLELSSVPELEELRHNLPQETGATDGETTETHGQGIDDSNYGKTAGMLSVACRNVQALVRQFEITSKVAASTIEDLQNKLKEARTTSEKAIEERDLRQNRISKLEADIYALESSCTNLTLKLEDYQAKEDRLKEREAELSSLHNTLSMKEQENEDSLLSASEVKILFDKIKGIEIPIPESEVGDLESHNSTHVKKLFCVIDNISNFQHQINSLSSEKEELQSTLRTQFLEIEHLKEEVENHVRDGQDTEKMKNELSVLIYALQKIIDMSGGDDLVGDEKSAGVKGLVSVLEKQVMALLLESKNSKSKAQELGTKLVESQKVVDELSTKVNLLEVSAQGRVAQPEIVQERSIFEAPSLPTGSEISEIEDVGSLGSKTISPVPSAAHVRMMRKGSTDHLAIDIDPESTRLISTEETDEDKGHVFKSLNASGIIPRQGKLIADRIDGIWVSGGRSLMSRPRARLGVIAYWLVLHLWLLGVIIL
- the LOC133709065 gene encoding transcription initiation factor TFIID subunit 7-like — translated: MEEQFVLRVPPSVAERLDHLLSENASSDDKSLDLSFEEDGRSGTFVIGNDRFPASLLDLPTVVESYKTYDDSVLIKTADIGQMIMVRDPNDPAPDTVEYRHGLTPPMRDARKRRFRREPDLNPELVQRVEQDLLNISAGGPADNVDIEVAEQEKNRDGKAGNTSKNPAPAPESKNDIPEAATNTGEPDGEPDRSDSDESDDSI